CCAGGGGGAAGTCCTGGTCCTGGATCGCGATCAGCGTGGCCCAGAACGGCGTCGGCGCCAGCACCTCACCGCCCACCTGGAGCGACTTGCTGATGCCCGCGACGAAGGTGATCGGCGGCACCACCAGCGGCAGCGTGCAGACGACCTCCATGACGGGGCGCAGGCGCGGCGCGGCCAGCCGTACCGTGATCATGGCGGGCAGCGTGAGCAGCGGCACCAGCACGATGGTGGCCACCGCCAGCCCGAGGGAGAGCAGCAGGCTCGACGCGAAGCCCTCGGCGGTCCACAGCTCGAGGTAGGGCGCGAACGACACACCCGTGGTCTCGTTGTAGATCGTGAACCAGAACGAGGCGCCGAGCGGGACCAGGAAGTAGAGGCCGGCCAGCGCGAGGACGACGCCGCGCCACAGCCGGGACCTGCTCGGGCGGGCCTGCCCAGTGGGGACGGTCTCGGGGACCGGCGCGACGGGCGCGAGCGTGGTCATGGCGCACACCTCACTGGAGCCATCGGGTGCTCCTCCTCTGCAGCGGCAGGTAGACCGCCATGACCAGCGCCGCGACCAGGACCATGTCCAGGCTCAGGGCGAGGCCCACGTTCTCGAAGCCGGTCTGCACGTCGCCCGACAGGGCCGCGGCGATCTTCAGCGTGACCAGCGGCAGCACGGTCCCGGCGCCCATCGCCGAGGCGGTGGCGTAGGCGGCGAAGGCCGAGCCGAACAGCAGCACCACCCCGCCGAGCAGGCCGGGGGTCAGCACCGGAAGCCCGACGTGGCGCCAGTAGTGCCAGGTCGTCGCGCCGTTGTTCGCGGCGGCCTCGCGCCACTGCGGGCGCAGGCCGTCCAGTGCGGGCGCGATGACCAGCACCATGAGCGGCACGGCGAAGTACAGGTAGACGAGGGCCAGCCCCCAGAAGCTGAACAGCGTGCCCGAGGGCAGGCCGAGCAGGCCGCTGACGACGCCCGCGTTGCCGAGCGTGGCCACCCAGAAGAAGGCCAGCGGCACGCCGCCGAAGTTGGCCAGCACGCCCGAGGCGGTCAGGACGGCCTCGCGCAGCGCGGTCGAGCGGGAGGTGACGACGGCCTGGGCGAGGAAGGTGCCGAGCACCGCGCCCAGCACCGCCACCACGGCCGAGAGCTTCACGCTGTTGAGAAGGGCGAGCAGGTAGCCGCCCTGCAGGGTCAGCGCCAGGTTGTCCAGTCCGGGGGTGAAGGCCCCCGCCACCATGGCGATGGCGGGGATCCCGAAGGCGAGCCCGACGAAGACGAGCAGCGGCAGCGCGCCGAGTGAGCGCCGCATCAGCCGGCGACGGCCGCGTCCCAGGTCTTGGCCAGGGCGTCCTTGGCCTTGTTGACCTGGTCCTCGGTCGGGAACTTGGCCTCACCCTCGACCGGCGGCAGCTTGTCGGCCAGCGCCTTGTCAATGGTGCCGTCGGCGGTCATCGAGGGCATCAGCACGGGGCGGGCGCCGCCCTTGAGCCACAGGTTCTGGCCCTCGGCGCTGTAGAGGAACTCCATCCACAGCCGCGCGGCGGCGGGGTGCGGGGCATCCTTGTTG
This window of the Nonomuraea africana genome carries:
- a CDS encoding ABC transporter permease; this encodes MTTLAPVAPVPETVPTGQARPSRSRLWRGVVLALAGLYFLVPLGASFWFTIYNETTGVSFAPYLELWTAEGFASSLLLSLGLAVATIVLVPLLTLPAMITVRLAAPRLRPVMEVVCTLPLVVPPITFVAGISKSLQVGGEVLAPTPFWATLIAIQDQDFPLVLVFVYVILVLPFVYRSLDAGLRTMDVRTLVEAARNLGASWPHVLFRVIVPNLRSALASASFLTLALVLGEYTVASILGYQPFAVWIVTISGSKGQLSVAVSVLSLLLTWLLLLTISGGTRGRRPA
- a CDS encoding ABC transporter permease, coding for MRRSLGALPLLVFVGLAFGIPAIAMVAGAFTPGLDNLALTLQGGYLLALLNSVKLSAVVAVLGAVLGTFLAQAVVTSRSTALREAVLTASGVLANFGGVPLAFFWVATLGNAGVVSGLLGLPSGTLFSFWGLALVYLYFAVPLMVLVIAPALDGLRPQWREAAANNGATTWHYWRHVGLPVLTPGLLGGVVLLFGSAFAAYATASAMGAGTVLPLVTLKIAAALSGDVQTGFENVGLALSLDMVLVAALVMAVYLPLQRRSTRWLQ